In a single window of the Nicotiana tomentosiformis chromosome 8, ASM39032v3, whole genome shotgun sequence genome:
- the LOC138897431 gene encoding uncharacterized protein, whose amino-acid sequence MKCPMLRVSTRGGRGEVIPPTTTPPDSTTPYKNVQIPPQMDIPAPPPASTPDLSASNRELRGAIQLLNQIVASQAQRLNATSTSSSSHPGELTSSRVKKFLQLDPPMFTGTNLEEDPQEFINEIHETLRKESHKEGSPPMKLNKFVDAFMDHFLPAETRAARAAKFENLNQGSMSVWDYNLRFADLSKYAIYMLHIMEATVHRFVQGLSLLVINDVATTGLNFDMNYGKMVAFSLATGTRNRRT is encoded by the exons ATGAAGTGTCCGATGTTGCGGGTGAGCACCCGGGGGGGGAGGGGTGAAGTCATTCCCCCAACAACAACGCCTCCTGATTCTACTACACCTTACAAGAATGTGCAGATTCCTCCTCAAATGGATATTCCAGCTCCACCTCCTGCCTCAACCCCCGATCTTAGTGCTTCTAATAGGGAACTTAGAGGAGCCATCCAATTGTTAAaccagatagtggcttcccaggcccagagattgAATGCTACATCTACCTCTTCTTCTAGCCACCCAGGAGAATTAACTAGTTCAAGGGTGAAAAAATtccttcagttggatcctccgatgttcacgggtactaatcttgaggaggacccccaggaattTATTAATGAGATACACGAGACTCTTCGT AAGGAGTCCCATAAGGAGGGTAGTCCTCCAATGAAGTTGAACAAGTTTGTGGATGCTttcatggatcatttcttgcctgccgagactagggcagcccgtgCCGCCAAGTTTGAGAACTTGAATCAAGGTAGTATGAGTGTGTGGGACTACAATCTGAGGTTTGCAGATCTTTCCAAGTATGCTATCTACATGTTGCATATTATGGAGGCTACGGTTCACAGGTTTGTGCAAGGCCTTAGCCTTTTGGTTATCAATGATGTTGCTACAACCGGCTTAAattttgatatgaactatgggaagatggtggcattttctctaGCCACGGGGACCCGAAATAGAAGAACATAA